The Fimbriimonas ginsengisoli Gsoil 348 genome window below encodes:
- a CDS encoding threonine ammonia-lyase yields the protein MHRPTVFLTPDLLIERLGVRVTLAVEVFQRTGSFKFRAAYNVARNVSNPHLLTASSGNFGQALALAAKLTGKGCTVVMPATSSAVKIESVRGYGATVDLIDTTKVTREDRVAQLARENPEAYVASPFDDELVVAGNASLGIEIATHAQAFDFVVAPVGGGGLAAGLVRGLYEGGSAADVVGAEPALGNDFARSMREGRRLANEQEPQTLADGARTRQVGVLNWEILSRSIHEVIEVPEAAIRNGVRDLFRLANLKSEPTGALAVGAVATRPDLFAGKNVCCVVSGGNVDPALYAEVIASA from the coding sequence GTGCATCGACCGACCGTTTTTCTCACTCCGGACTTACTCATCGAACGGCTGGGGGTCCGCGTAACCCTCGCCGTCGAAGTCTTCCAACGGACCGGTAGCTTCAAGTTTCGGGCGGCGTACAACGTCGCTAGAAACGTTTCGAACCCACACCTGCTGACCGCCTCATCGGGCAACTTCGGTCAGGCGTTGGCTTTGGCGGCCAAGCTGACCGGGAAGGGGTGCACGGTGGTGATGCCGGCCACCTCCTCGGCGGTAAAGATCGAATCGGTGCGAGGTTACGGGGCAACCGTCGACCTCATCGACACCACTAAAGTCACCCGAGAAGATCGGGTGGCGCAGCTTGCGCGGGAGAACCCGGAGGCGTACGTCGCCAGCCCATTCGACGATGAGCTTGTCGTGGCCGGCAATGCCTCCTTGGGTATCGAGATCGCGACGCACGCTCAGGCGTTCGATTTCGTCGTGGCTCCGGTCGGAGGGGGTGGCCTCGCGGCGGGATTGGTGCGAGGGCTATACGAGGGCGGCTCGGCGGCGGATGTCGTCGGCGCCGAGCCCGCGTTGGGAAACGACTTTGCCCGTTCGATGCGCGAGGGGCGGCGGCTCGCGAACGAACAGGAGCCGCAAACCCTTGCCGACGGCGCTCGCACGCGGCAGGTTGGGGTTCTTAATTGGGAAATCCTCTCGCGGTCGATTCACGAGGTGATCGAAGTTCCCGAGGCGGCGATTCGAAACGGCGTGCGCGACCTGTTTCGGCTGGCGAACCTTAAGTCGGAACCTACCGGAGCGCTGGCGGTGGGCGCGGTGGCAACGCGCCCCGACCTCTTCGCGGGGAAGAATGTTTGCTGTGTCGTTTCCGGAGGAAACGTAGACCCTGCGCTATATGCCGAAGTCATCGCGTCGGCATAA
- a CDS encoding TlpA family protein disulfide reductase — MILLSFIISGLALGGPGDVNVKFQPMADGAMRKIGYYMPQRLQLSFVRPAGIKKLPAGLTSPKYGTLAIGGKKVCLILDEPAGKPARLFVDTNGDGDLTNDKAPEWKQQANKLYMGSMQVPLMIGGSVRPVTLSAYRFDPADRPQFKNTILYYRDYAVKGEMKLGSKTYPVILSDETASGNFASTAKGARTSLLIDRNADGRFMQEEMFDVSKPFNLDGTTYKVGKIATDGSSLQLVKSDEEVAEVPLPPDVSLGKNVLPFQAETTSGQKIDFPTTYKGKVVMLDFWATWCGPCVAELPNVKKAYAQLHDKGFEILSISLDQKGDGPKLAKFTKDNDMPWNQVYDGGFWDARVAKLYGVHAIPFVILVDGDTGKIIANETTLRGPQIVDTITKALKSKGIN, encoded by the coding sequence ATGATCCTCCTATCTTTCATCATCAGCGGACTCGCCCTCGGCGGCCCCGGCGATGTCAACGTTAAGTTCCAGCCGATGGCGGATGGAGCGATGCGCAAGATCGGCTACTACATGCCGCAGCGTCTGCAACTCTCCTTCGTGCGACCCGCCGGAATCAAGAAGCTCCCGGCTGGACTGACCAGCCCCAAGTACGGCACATTGGCGATCGGCGGCAAGAAGGTTTGCCTCATCCTAGACGAACCGGCCGGAAAGCCTGCCCGGTTGTTCGTGGACACCAACGGAGATGGCGACTTGACGAACGACAAAGCGCCCGAGTGGAAGCAGCAAGCCAACAAGCTTTACATGGGCAGCATGCAGGTGCCGCTCATGATCGGAGGCAGCGTTCGCCCGGTAACCCTCTCCGCTTACCGTTTCGATCCGGCGGATCGACCCCAGTTCAAGAACACGATCCTCTACTATCGCGACTACGCGGTCAAGGGGGAAATGAAGCTCGGAAGTAAGACCTACCCGGTCATCCTTTCCGACGAAACCGCTTCCGGAAACTTCGCCTCCACCGCCAAAGGGGCGCGCACTTCCCTGCTGATCGACCGCAACGCGGACGGCCGCTTTATGCAGGAAGAGATGTTCGACGTATCGAAGCCGTTCAACTTGGACGGAACTACCTACAAGGTCGGCAAGATCGCGACCGACGGCTCCTCGCTTCAGCTTGTGAAGAGCGACGAGGAGGTAGCGGAGGTGCCATTGCCGCCGGACGTGTCGCTCGGGAAGAACGTTCTGCCGTTCCAAGCCGAAACCACATCCGGACAGAAGATCGACTTCCCGACCACCTACAAGGGCAAGGTCGTTATGCTCGACTTCTGGGCAACCTGGTGCGGACCGTGCGTCGCGGAGCTCCCGAACGTAAAGAAAGCGTACGCCCAGCTTCACGACAAGGGATTCGAGATCCTCAGCATCAGCCTCGACCAGAAAGGGGACGGCCCCAAGCTGGCCAAGTTCACCAAGGACAACGACATGCCGTGGAACCAGGTCTACGACGGCGGCTTCTGGGACGCGCGCGTGGCCAAGTTGTACGGCGTCCACGCCATCCCGTTCGTGATTCTCGTCGACGGCGACACCGGCAAGATCATCGCCAACGAAACCACCCTCCGAGGCCCTCAGATCGTCGATACGATCACGAAGGCCCTGAAGTCGAAAGGCATCAACTGA
- a CDS encoding GNAT family N-acetyltransferase, with protein sequence MDDLEARLSYGEVTRGDLDDLIAIRTAAMRESLELVGRFDPVRARERLVRTFQPDHTRSIDLDGKRVGFYALLPTEEGFHLDHLYILPAFQGSGVGSAVMAHLFDLAKQRSGSIRLGALKGSDSNRFYRKHGFREVSQDEWDIYYVYP encoded by the coding sequence ATGGACGACCTCGAGGCCCGGCTAAGCTATGGGGAAGTCACGCGAGGCGATCTCGACGATCTGATCGCGATTCGAACGGCCGCGATGCGAGAAAGCCTCGAACTGGTCGGCCGGTTCGATCCGGTCCGTGCCCGAGAACGACTCGTACGAACCTTTCAGCCCGACCACACCCGATCGATCGACTTGGATGGAAAGCGGGTCGGCTTCTACGCGCTTCTTCCGACGGAGGAGGGGTTCCACCTGGACCACCTGTACATCCTTCCAGCATTCCAGGGGAGCGGCGTCGGATCCGCGGTGATGGCTCACCTCTTCGACTTGGCGAAACAGAGGAGCGGCTCAATCCGACTCGGAGCGCTGAAAGGAAGCGACTCCAATCGTTTCTACCGAAAACACGGTTTCCGGGAGGTGAGCCAAGACGAGTGGGATATCTACTACGTGTATCCCTAG
- a CDS encoding phosphoribosyltransferase: MLFRDRTDAGRRLAERLLSYRELHPIALGLARGGVVVAAAVAKELGGDFDVLVARKVGAPNFPEVGIGAVGPEGGRFFDIRSVRALGLLDRDLDRLAESEEAEVRRRLAAYRLGRPAPILTDRYVIVVDDGLATGVTAVAACEYVRRQSPKKLILAAPVCSQQAAELLASHVDEVVCLHSPEDFRSVGEWYENFTQTTDQEVMLLLSEAERAGYLA, translated from the coding sequence ATGCTTTTCCGAGATCGAACGGACGCCGGACGGCGACTCGCGGAGCGCCTACTCTCCTACCGAGAGCTCCACCCGATCGCCCTCGGCCTCGCCCGTGGCGGCGTTGTGGTGGCAGCGGCGGTTGCCAAAGAGCTTGGCGGCGACTTCGACGTGCTGGTCGCCCGGAAAGTCGGCGCGCCGAACTTTCCCGAAGTCGGAATCGGCGCTGTGGGTCCGGAGGGCGGACGGTTCTTCGACATCCGCTCCGTTCGGGCGCTGGGGTTGCTCGACCGGGATCTCGACCGTCTTGCGGAATCGGAGGAAGCGGAGGTGCGGCGCAGGTTAGCCGCCTACCGGCTTGGCCGCCCCGCACCAATCCTAACCGATCGGTACGTCATCGTCGTCGACGACGGCTTGGCAACCGGGGTAACCGCCGTCGCCGCATGCGAATACGTCCGGCGTCAATCTCCGAAAAAGCTCATCCTAGCGGCGCCCGTATGCTCCCAGCAAGCCGCCGAGCTGCTGGCCTCCCACGTCGACGAAGTCGTTTGCCTCCACTCCCCGGAAGATTTCCGATCCGTGGGCGAATGGTACGAAAACTTCACCCAAACCACCGACCAAGAAGTAATGCTCCTCCTCTCCGAAGCCGAACGCGCCGGCTACCTAGCCTAA
- a CDS encoding serine hydrolase domain-containing protein produces the protein MAPASPESLGIPSAAISALLDSAADSNIELHSLMVLRHGKVAAAGWWDPYRRNDVHLLYSLSKSFTSTAIGLAASEGRLTLDDKVVTFFPEALPDIPSENLMAMRVRDLLTMASGHAADTFGPLMWDSDDWARGFLAIPVEHEPGTHFVYNTGATYMLSRILRSVSGENLTDYLRPRLFDPLGIDEATSLKDPAGTDLGGTGLSITTESIAKFGQLLLQDGVWEGKRLLPEGWVDEASWPHVSNGDDPNSDWAQGYGYQFWRCRHGAYRGDGAFGQNCIVVPEKDAVFVTTARADDLQALLNLFWTHLLPALGEALPEDPIAHATLQNHLDNLYMHPPMGGGFSPISETISGRTYEDTDGGTYRFQFIGDRCRVHALGHVIEAGLGDYVRGETSFDSKEPRPVATWARWTEDDVLTIRIQDTKTPLNTVLTCRFGDGVRVELRRSGTFMPAEGPVFEGRSEPS, from the coding sequence ATGGCCCCCGCCTCCCCCGAGTCGCTAGGAATTCCCTCTGCCGCGATCAGCGCGCTTCTCGACTCGGCCGCCGACTCGAACATCGAATTGCACAGCTTGATGGTCCTTCGTCACGGCAAAGTGGCCGCCGCGGGATGGTGGGATCCGTACCGGCGAAACGACGTTCACCTTCTCTATTCGCTCAGCAAGAGCTTCACGTCCACCGCGATCGGCTTGGCTGCTTCGGAAGGGCGGCTGACGCTCGACGATAAGGTCGTCACTTTCTTCCCCGAGGCTTTGCCCGATATCCCGAGCGAGAATCTGATGGCGATGCGGGTTCGGGATCTGCTCACTATGGCTTCCGGCCACGCCGCCGACACCTTCGGGCCTCTCATGTGGGATAGCGACGACTGGGCTCGAGGATTTCTCGCGATTCCGGTCGAACACGAGCCAGGGACCCACTTCGTTTACAACACCGGCGCCACCTACATGCTCTCGCGCATCCTGCGGAGCGTCTCCGGCGAGAATCTCACCGACTACCTTCGGCCGCGGCTGTTCGATCCGCTCGGAATCGATGAGGCGACCTCACTGAAAGACCCCGCCGGCACCGACCTCGGCGGAACTGGACTCAGCATAACAACCGAGTCGATCGCGAAATTCGGGCAGCTCCTTCTTCAGGACGGGGTTTGGGAAGGCAAGCGGTTGCTCCCAGAGGGATGGGTTGACGAGGCATCTTGGCCGCACGTATCGAACGGCGACGATCCGAATTCCGACTGGGCGCAGGGGTATGGATACCAGTTTTGGCGCTGCCGCCACGGCGCCTATCGCGGCGACGGGGCGTTCGGCCAGAACTGCATCGTCGTCCCGGAAAAGGACGCGGTCTTCGTCACCACTGCGAGGGCCGACGACCTCCAGGCGCTGCTGAACCTGTTCTGGACTCACCTTCTGCCCGCCTTGGGAGAAGCTCTGCCAGAAGACCCCATCGCCCACGCAACTCTCCAGAATCACCTCGACAACCTGTACATGCACCCACCGATGGGAGGCGGATTCTCCCCGATATCGGAAACGATCTCAGGACGTACCTACGAAGACACCGATGGCGGAACCTATCGGTTCCAGTTCATCGGAGACCGTTGCCGGGTCCACGCTCTGGGACACGTTATCGAGGCCGGATTGGGCGACTACGTCCGCGGGGAGACCTCCTTCGATTCCAAAGAACCGAGGCCGGTTGCCACGTGGGCTCGTTGGACGGAGGACGACGTGCTCACAATCCGAATCCAAGACACCAAGACCCCTCTCAACACGGTACTGACATGTCGCTTCGGCGACGGAGTCCGAGTGGAACTGCGCCGATCCGGCACCTTCATGCCAGCCGAGGGACCGGTCTTTGAAGGACGATCCGAACCCAGTTAG
- a CDS encoding aspartyl protease family protein: protein MPHLALALLLGLAPIQTPIAELPFELVGNHIYLKGEAENRPISILLDSGAGMSVLDSGIAERWNIPRNKSGLPVTGAGAKPIQAQMLQGFKVRFAGTKIDQPIIIGIPLEQLAYLEGRPLEAVVGNEFFQKYVVNIDYANRKVRLFNPEGYTYTGKGKELSIRLVGNHPHIDAEIEVPEIGKLPVEAVIDTGAGSSVNLTGRLMEAQKLDGHFPKSPIAPSGAGVGGATTGRPGRLGSLSFGGFKLDRPVASMELSNGGALGTGAAYDILIGGDVMRRFDVTFDYSRKKLYLQANEEFIKPFPGDQTGFLMTAEGKNLRTYRVMWVSDGTPAKEAGIQVGDVLVQVDGKPAETYELYQLKKLFREPDKQWKLELDRNGERKKINLKGRSIV from the coding sequence GTGCCACACCTCGCACTCGCCCTTCTCCTCGGCCTGGCGCCGATCCAGACTCCGATCGCCGAGCTTCCGTTCGAGCTGGTCGGCAACCACATCTATTTGAAAGGCGAGGCGGAGAACCGGCCGATCTCGATCCTGCTCGACTCCGGAGCCGGCATGTCGGTTCTCGACTCGGGAATTGCCGAGCGGTGGAACATTCCTCGGAATAAGAGCGGTTTGCCGGTAACCGGCGCGGGGGCCAAACCGATCCAGGCGCAGATGCTTCAAGGATTCAAGGTCCGATTTGCGGGAACGAAGATCGACCAACCGATCATCATCGGTATCCCGCTGGAACAGCTCGCCTATCTGGAAGGGAGGCCCCTCGAGGCGGTAGTCGGGAATGAGTTCTTTCAAAAGTACGTCGTCAATATCGACTATGCCAATCGCAAGGTGAGGCTGTTCAACCCCGAGGGATACACCTACACCGGCAAGGGGAAGGAACTGTCGATCCGCCTGGTAGGCAACCATCCGCACATCGACGCGGAAATCGAGGTACCAGAGATCGGCAAGCTTCCGGTGGAAGCGGTGATCGACACAGGCGCGGGCTCGAGCGTGAATCTGACCGGCCGTCTAATGGAGGCGCAGAAGCTGGACGGCCATTTCCCCAAGAGTCCGATCGCACCCTCCGGGGCCGGCGTCGGCGGCGCGACGACCGGCCGTCCGGGACGGCTTGGCTCCCTCAGCTTCGGTGGATTCAAGCTCGATCGGCCGGTCGCCTCGATGGAGCTGAGCAACGGCGGAGCCCTCGGCACCGGAGCGGCGTACGACATCCTCATAGGCGGCGACGTGATGCGCCGCTTCGACGTCACTTTCGACTACTCCCGGAAGAAGCTGTATCTTCAGGCGAACGAGGAGTTCATCAAGCCGTTTCCGGGCGACCAGACCGGCTTCCTCATGACGGCCGAGGGGAAGAACCTCCGAACCTACCGGGTCATGTGGGTCTCCGACGGAACTCCGGCCAAGGAGGCGGGCATCCAGGTGGGCGACGTTCTCGTCCAGGTGGACGGCAAACCGGCGGAAACCTATGAGCTGTATCAGCTTAAGAAGCTTTTCCGGGAGCCGGACAAGCAATGGAAACTGGAGCTGGATCGCAACGGCGAACGCAAGAAGATCAACCTGAAAGGCCGTTCGATCGTATGA
- a CDS encoding glutathionylspermidine synthase family protein yields MERIGIDPRSFWRAKVEQAGLLFHTEGDLPYWNESAYYRLSAGEVDVLETATNELHEMCLAAVQHVIDHKRYAEFAIPLNAIPSIEWAWEAEPPSLYGRFDLAFNGVDPPKMLEYNADTPTALLEAAVIQWKWLEERFPEGDQFNSIWEGLVELWGELRRDRHLKGPIVHFACSDSLEDVMTISLLRDTAHEAGIQTEGLLMEQIGWDERNRFFVDMHDRRIWTIFKLYPWEWLMADNFATQALQTMSDTQWIEPIWKMILSNKAILSVLWELYPNHPYLLPAYLDGPREMTSHVRKPILGREGANVTLSDGESGEDQGYGEEGFVYQQRFDLPSFEGNHPVIGSWVIDGIARGIGIRESDGLITDNLSRFVPHLFV; encoded by the coding sequence GTGGAGCGCATTGGGATCGATCCCCGCTCGTTTTGGCGCGCAAAGGTCGAGCAGGCTGGGCTGCTCTTCCACACCGAAGGGGACCTTCCCTACTGGAACGAGTCGGCTTACTACCGACTATCGGCAGGCGAGGTCGATGTATTGGAGACCGCAACGAACGAATTGCACGAGATGTGCCTCGCCGCCGTCCAGCACGTTATCGACCACAAGAGATATGCCGAATTTGCGATCCCGCTAAATGCGATTCCTTCTATCGAGTGGGCCTGGGAAGCCGAGCCGCCGTCGCTTTACGGAAGGTTCGACCTCGCCTTTAATGGCGTCGACCCGCCCAAGATGCTGGAGTACAACGCCGACACCCCTACCGCGTTGTTGGAGGCGGCGGTTATCCAATGGAAGTGGCTGGAGGAGCGCTTTCCCGAAGGGGACCAGTTCAATTCCATTTGGGAGGGGCTCGTCGAGCTATGGGGCGAGCTCCGACGGGACCGGCACCTCAAGGGTCCCATTGTCCACTTCGCGTGTTCCGACTCGCTCGAGGACGTCATGACCATCTCCCTCCTCCGCGACACCGCCCACGAAGCAGGAATTCAAACCGAGGGGCTGCTCATGGAGCAGATCGGATGGGACGAGCGGAACCGGTTCTTCGTCGACATGCATGATCGCCGTATCTGGACTATCTTCAAGCTCTACCCATGGGAGTGGCTAATGGCCGACAACTTCGCCACTCAAGCGTTGCAAACCATGTCCGACACCCAATGGATCGAGCCGATCTGGAAGATGATCCTCTCCAACAAAGCGATTTTGTCGGTGTTATGGGAGCTGTATCCCAACCACCCCTACCTACTGCCGGCGTACCTGGATGGTCCGCGGGAGATGACAAGCCACGTGCGAAAGCCAATCCTGGGCCGAGAGGGAGCCAACGTCACCCTATCAGATGGAGAATCCGGCGAGGACCAAGGGTACGGCGAGGAGGGTTTCGTCTACCAGCAACGGTTCGACCTACCTTCATTCGAAGGGAACCACCCGGTCATTGGAAGCTGGGTGATCGACGGAATCGCGCGAGGAATCGGCATCCGCGAGTCGGATGGTCTAATCACAGACAATCTGTCGCGGTTCGTGCCGCACCTCTTTGTCTAA
- a CDS encoding polyribonucleotide nucleotidyltransferase, protein MIHSHEFEVGGKTLSLESGRVARQAGGAVLLGMGETVVLGVATMSEKPREGLDFLPLVCDYEERKYAVGKIPGGFIKRGGRPSEKSILTSRLMDRPIRPLFPKGLRHDLQIIAMTFAVDQECPPDVLAINAAGAALAVSDLPFNGPIAGVRVGRIDGELILFPSIQQIKESDLDLVVAGHKGAISMVEAGASEVTEEDMIVALKFAHDAIKVICGEFEKFAKVAGKPRREVALHTIDEGLKKTIKKDAGKDIAKALLNGDKAVRESALDDLKKDVVKQLTPKFEDKPELLKQLPEAVDTVVKGTVRELILEKNKRPDGRGLEELRQLEAIAGILPKVHGSGLFTRGQTQVMTVATLGLPNDAQTMDGIEEEEPKRYMHFYNFPAYSVGEVRPMRGPGRREVGHGALAERALRPMIPLDDPNFPYTLLLISEVLESNGSTSMASVCGSTLALMDAGIQIKAPVAGIAMGLMSDGKVFKVLTDIIGMEDFCGDMDFKVAGTRDGITALQLDTKLDGIPDEVLARALAQAKDARFKILDVIEAEISAPRETVGDSAPTVTTININPEKIGAVIGPGGAVIKKMTAETGASIDIQQDGRVLVGGSNAAAVQDAIARIRALTDEVAVGTEFRGPVTRIMGRGAMVEYIPGREGMVPKEHLTTKQFGRIEEVVNIGDELNVKVHEVDGMGRINLTALGVKQTLAGLEDNETATPPPPGQGGGDRGGRGGRDGGRDRDRGGDRGGRGGGGDRGGYRDRDRGGDRGDRGPRPDRGDRPPREEAPQRSEPVAESVSAPEVPSSFPKRDRGGEDDDSMNARFRPRR, encoded by the coding sequence ATGATTCATAGTCACGAATTCGAGGTGGGAGGGAAGACCCTCTCTCTCGAAAGCGGTCGCGTCGCCAGGCAAGCCGGCGGCGCTGTTTTGCTTGGAATGGGCGAAACTGTCGTCCTCGGCGTCGCAACGATGTCCGAGAAGCCCCGAGAAGGGCTAGATTTTCTTCCGCTCGTCTGCGATTACGAAGAGCGCAAGTACGCCGTGGGCAAGATCCCGGGCGGATTTATCAAGCGGGGAGGCCGACCGAGCGAAAAGTCGATCCTTACCAGCCGCCTTATGGACCGGCCGATCCGGCCGCTGTTCCCCAAGGGACTTCGACACGATCTCCAGATCATCGCGATGACCTTCGCGGTCGATCAGGAGTGTCCTCCCGACGTCCTCGCCATCAACGCGGCGGGCGCCGCGCTTGCGGTAAGCGATCTCCCGTTCAACGGCCCGATCGCCGGCGTTCGCGTCGGCCGGATCGACGGTGAGCTGATCCTCTTCCCGAGCATCCAGCAGATTAAAGAGAGCGATCTCGACCTCGTCGTCGCGGGCCACAAGGGCGCGATCTCGATGGTGGAAGCCGGCGCGAGCGAAGTTACCGAAGAAGACATGATCGTCGCGCTCAAGTTCGCGCACGATGCCATCAAGGTCATCTGCGGCGAGTTCGAGAAGTTCGCGAAGGTGGCGGGCAAGCCGCGACGAGAAGTCGCGCTCCACACCATCGACGAGGGTCTCAAGAAGACCATCAAGAAGGATGCAGGCAAGGATATCGCCAAGGCGCTCCTTAACGGCGACAAGGCGGTTCGCGAGTCCGCCCTTGACGACCTCAAGAAGGACGTCGTCAAGCAGTTGACGCCGAAGTTCGAGGACAAGCCGGAGCTTCTCAAGCAGCTTCCCGAAGCGGTCGATACCGTGGTCAAAGGGACGGTTCGCGAGCTTATCCTCGAGAAGAACAAGCGCCCGGACGGCCGAGGTCTCGAAGAACTTCGCCAACTCGAGGCGATCGCCGGCATTCTGCCCAAGGTGCACGGCTCCGGCCTCTTCACCCGCGGCCAGACGCAGGTCATGACGGTTGCGACGCTCGGTCTGCCGAACGATGCGCAGACGATGGACGGCATCGAGGAAGAAGAGCCGAAGCGCTACATGCACTTCTACAACTTCCCGGCTTACTCGGTCGGTGAAGTACGACCGATGCGCGGCCCCGGCCGACGCGAAGTGGGTCACGGCGCGCTCGCCGAGCGCGCGCTTCGTCCGATGATTCCGCTGGACGACCCGAATTTCCCCTACACGCTGCTCCTCATCTCCGAGGTTCTGGAGTCCAACGGTTCGACGTCGATGGCGTCGGTCTGCGGCTCCACCCTCGCGCTGATGGATGCGGGTATCCAGATCAAGGCGCCGGTCGCCGGTATCGCGATGGGTCTCATGTCCGACGGTAAGGTCTTCAAGGTCCTCACCGACATCATCGGCATGGAAGACTTCTGCGGCGATATGGACTTCAAGGTCGCCGGAACCCGAGACGGAATCACCGCGCTCCAGCTCGACACGAAGCTGGACGGAATTCCGGATGAGGTTCTCGCCCGAGCCCTCGCTCAGGCAAAGGACGCCCGGTTCAAGATTCTGGACGTCATCGAGGCCGAGATCTCCGCGCCGCGAGAAACGGTCGGCGATAGCGCCCCGACGGTTACCACGATCAATATCAACCCTGAAAAGATCGGCGCCGTCATCGGCCCGGGCGGAGCGGTTATTAAGAAGATGACCGCCGAGACCGGCGCTTCGATCGACATCCAGCAGGATGGCCGGGTGCTCGTCGGCGGCAGCAACGCCGCGGCGGTGCAGGACGCGATCGCTCGCATCCGCGCACTGACCGACGAAGTTGCGGTCGGAACCGAGTTCCGAGGCCCGGTCACGCGGATCATGGGTCGTGGCGCGATGGTGGAGTACATCCCCGGACGCGAAGGAATGGTGCCGAAAGAGCACCTCACCACCAAGCAGTTCGGCCGGATCGAGGAAGTCGTCAACATCGGCGACGAGCTCAACGTCAAGGTGCACGAGGTCGACGGCATGGGCCGAATCAACCTCACCGCCCTCGGCGTGAAGCAGACGCTGGCTGGTCTCGAGGATAACGAGACGGCGACTCCCCCGCCTCCCGGGCAGGGTGGCGGCGATCGCGGTGGACGCGGTGGTCGCGACGGCGGCCGAGATCGAGATCGCGGCGGCGACCGTGGTGGTCGTGGCGGCGGTGGAGACCGAGGCGGCTATCGCGATCGAGATCGCGGCGGCGACCGAGGCGATCGTGGTCCCCGACCGGATCGCGGCGATCGTCCTCCCCGCGAGGAAGCTCCTCAGCGGAGCGAGCCGGTAGCCGAGTCGGTCAGCGCCCCGGAAGTTCCCAGCAGCTTCCCGAAGCGCGATCGCGGCGGCGAGGATGACGACAGCATGAACGCCCGCTTCCGCCCCCGGCGGTAG